tgctgctggttgtttttccttgaaaaacatggtgatcggcaactgtcgctgttgtctcttgagctgctcaaacatttcttgatacagtctcaaatcgtctgtaatactacgtgtgattttgaggcttcgttccatggagggatcgtattcagaaattaaatcattcaagtgtttcgctgcttggaacactgcagcaaatttatgaagattccaacttgctggctcttcctgttcgtcgtcgtcatcttcatcttctgtagatgattttatcatttcctctaactcttcgttagtcaatgtttctctatggctctcaattaattcttcaatttcttcctcaaggatgttgaCGAAGCCATCACCACacacttgcctggccacctgaacaatgcgtttcacttctttgtcaatggttggggaaacccttaaaatcattcacacattctttccatcgGTTttgccaacatgcattgactgtttcaggcttgattgcatccactgcctgtttaatataagtgatgcaattgccaatgttgaaggacttccagcACTCCAacacattaagattgggatcagcatccatagtgcTACGTATCCGTGAGACGTAAGCCTTgtgtacgtggccttgaaacagcgaatcacgccttggtcgagaggttggaggatggaggtggtattgtGGGGGAGAAGGACGACTTCAACATCGTTATGCACAAACCGGAgtgccgcagggtggccaggagcattttCTACGATCAGTAACACTtcaaagtcaagtcctttctcttcgaggtatCGCTTGACttccggaatgaaacacttgtggaaccaatccagacataatgctgccatcacccaagcctttttatttgattgccagatcACAGGCATGAGAcctttgttcttgccttttagggcatggGGAATTCCAGCCCTGTAGAAcaagcccggctttattaaatgcccagccgcattgccacaaaacaacagtCACATGGTCtgtagctgctttgaagccaggggcttgtctttctgattttgaaatgtaagtgcggttgggcattttttttccagaagagcccagtctcatcagcattaaaaacttgttagggaagatagcccttttcttctgtgattttctttaattgttcggggtaggcttttgctgacTCTTCATTGggagatgcagcttcaccagtagtctgcacatttttgaggttgaagcagttcctaaaactgttaagccaaccttggctggctttgaattccttctcagcAGGAGGCTGTCCCCCTTcggcgggaggtttgaacagtgcgtagaggctaagagccttttcccgcaatgtgttgccatcgataggcacacatttacggttcatgtcttccagccataagtttaatgccttttcagtcttcactaaagtcttaccacgcacctggctcgtcaccttaacagttattggagcacttgatgccacagcttgacgaatttctctctctcgaatcttgatggcacggatgctagatctgttgcggccatatttacgcgccacgctggagaccgacataccgtctctcaataagtccaacacagccagtttttcctccagtgtTGGAACAGATTgctgtttcttcggttgagcaccagatgaagtagttggcttgcgtttaggggccatgcTGTACGAAAAATACGTATCTTTAAagactagaatcacactcagagtggcgagatgctcacactatgagaggcacgcgggaactgagaccgactgagggaacagcagattcacgtctcccatctcatgctcactgagtggaatggtgggtggaatcgcccgcactatttacaggtcttttttttttttttttgccgagcgcatatagttgaatttgtgtaaataaaatgcacgtatgatgcgactcacctgtagTATTGTTTCAAGCAGCATTAATTAAAGCATGCTAGCAGAGTCTATATGGTCCAATTAATATGCAACACGTTAATGAGCTTGAGAAATCATACCCCCATAGAGCACATTACCccaccgtgtagacaagccctaacagaaaataaataactATCTAAACACATCTgaatgcaaaatatttacattctCTGCCATTATTAGATTTCAGGTCTGCTGTAGCTGAGTTACCAACATTTACAGGCCATGATTTCACAAAACACTTATAGCGGGATATAGAAAGTCACCTAAGTGActaaggtgcctaactcccattgatcccAGTTGAGTCTGCACCTTGACGTCTTTACCTCAAAATTTGAGGACTTCGTTAACTCAGcctgaggttatgggcctattacaggaatAGGTGGGTGTGGCAGTTTAGCCTGAAATTTGCAGAAGGTCAGGttagattatcatgatggtcccttaaaGTCTGTGTATTTATGACCCTAGCCTGCTTAGGCACTGTTGATTATGACACTTTTAAgcaattaaatttaagcatgagtACAGTCCCATTCATGGCAAATTAACGCGTGTGCTTCAGTTCTTTGCTAGATCTGAGCCAAAAGTGAGTTCTACCGTGAAAAGCTGATGATTTCTGAGAGATTCCATCATGATTTGGTTAGCTCATGAGtaaaaagatttttctttgaATTGCCAGTCACGTGAAATCAAGCGAGGACTTTAAATCAATCTGGATTCTTTCTTACACATTGGGCCAAATCATGGCTCAATTTAGACATTATGAAAGTGGTGCACAGATGTTTCTTTTCACAAATATTGTCATTAAGTTTTTTGGTAGGAATATTTGTTGACATGGTGAGTTTCAAGGTCATATTGCGGAATATTTGCTGAAAGCGAATTTCAAATATGAGAGGATTCATACCAGACACCGAACTGTTAAAATGATTCTCATCTAATCAGGTGACAGAAATGTACTGTGTTACTTGCATGTCCCACCAAATCAGCTTGAGTTTTGAATATTTTCAAGGAATTGCTTTGTGAACCACCTGTCATTGAGACCAAGAATTATTCAGCACGTAATTCTGGGCAATGGAGCCATTGGCAGAAGTCGTTATCCAGTTGCTGCTAATTTGTGAAAAAAATGAGAGGCAAAGTTTTTCAAATAATTAATGATTTGCACTTTATAATTTTCTGGGCAGGCCAGGGAGTAAAAATGTTGTCTATCATTTCTCTCACTGGGACAGTGCAAATGCAAGAGACCCATCTGCTGCTGTTCACTTTATACGGTTGCCCTTCTACTGAGTTAAGCCAAAGgagaatataaataaaaacaaatgcttAGTAGATTCTAATGCATCATAAACGCCTGTCTGACATCTATATTTATCCTGCTTCACGGATTCTGTAATTTACGCTTCCCTCTGCTTGTGCTTCATGGAGTAGCAAAACTTGCAAGATAGAAGACCAAAGCATGCTTGTTTCACCGATTGAAGGCTGCCTAGTGTTTGTGGGAGGGTGTAACCAATTTGTTTGAATAAACTGTTCATAAGATGGCACTTTGAGAGATTTGTAATCCTTATTTAATCAAACGTCGCCATAAAGACCACTTTTTAGGGCCTGGAAAGTATGGAGATGAGGTTTTTGGACAGAGGACCATTTACATGAAAAATATGTATACTGTGGTGCACCAAGAAAAAAGCAGGCTCTATCTGATATTTTACAGCTTTACGGTGGGTTTCCCTCTATTTTACATTGTGATAGATTGCCCTGTTAGAGTCATAAAATGTGATTGTGCGAGGTTAGTTGGTTTGTCAAGCACCCTGGGGTGGAAGTCCCCTCTGAGCAGACAGCTAGCACACAGCCTGGGCACCACTGAACCCCTGTGTGGAGCTTTTAAATGATGCATAACTCTATAGCTAACTTTCTGCACAGGAGGGGGTTTTCACCCACAAGATATTTAAATTCTAGGAGGAAAAAGCTCAAGAAGCAATGTGGTCTAATAGACAGGGAACTAGATTGGGAGGCAGGAGACCTAGgttgtattcccagctctgccactgacctgctgtttggtcttgggcaagtcacctctctTTTACCTCCTACTCTTTGTGTGCCCACTTTCAGAGTATATCTTCACtgcaggaaaaaaggtgtgttctgagCCCGAGTGAGCTAATTTGTGTGACAACAGCAGTGGAGACATGGCTACTCTGCCTTTAACTTGGGTTAGGTGCTTTGAGTCCCGCTCCAGACTTCCCTACAAACTTTAACTTGAGCTGCTAGCCTGTACTGGAAGCAGAgatgcagtgtcttcactgctgttttaaccTGGTGACTCCTGCCAAGTAGCCAGCTCTAAAAGGGTCCAACACTTAGAACAGGCACTAATCTAACTTCTGCTCCTCAGCTTGCAGGTCACTGGGGACAGGGATGATGCTCAGCTCCTGGGCCACCTCCACCATCGAAGAAGTTGCCCAGGCGGCTCCTGATGGCCTTCACTGGCTGCAGCTTTATATCTACAAGGACCGGGAGGTCACCAGGTCGCTCGTGCAGCGTGCTGAGAGAGCAGGCTACAAAGGAATCTTTGTGACGGTGGACACGCCGCTCCTTGGCAAGCGCTTTGACGACATACGCAACAAATTCCAGCTCCCCCCGCACCTCAGGTACTTACCAGCCTGCTGCTTTGGAAAGCCCATTTTCAGCTAGGACATATGcacctgttgctgctgctcctgcagtgTTGTATGTCGTTTTGGGTTGTTCCcttcggggcgggtggggggcaggTTCTTCCAGGTTAGGTGCATCACATTTTCCTTTATGACTCAGGAGCTGAGCAAGCTTCCTCTGTCGTGCTCACCCCTGCCACCTCTAGGAGCGTACTTGAGACCAACACTTTCGTGTCAGTGGAAGTATTACaagcggtggggaggggggaaggggaactcctcctgattaaaaacaaaccaatctGGATCTTGCAGTGTAATGAGTTGGACTGGAGAAAGAGGATCCAGTTTCAGGAGGCACCTTGTTCAGTGTGCCACCAGGGGATCTGCAGAATCCACACTGAGTCAGGTTGCTGGCTCTCATCACATAACACTAGTAGCTCAGCGCACGTAGCGAAGATCTGTTTCCTACAACTCTTCCTGTTTGCTGCGTCACTTACTGCTAATGAAACAAGTCTTACCTGTGAGCCTCTGCGTGGTCAGACTGAGTAGAACATTTCTGAAACAGTTTGTCATCAAGGTAATTCCACAACTTGGGGAAAATCTGCTTTTTTCATCGAATTAAACCTGTAAAACCTTCTAAAACCAGAGAATTATTTTAAACACTGAAATTACATAATTCAAATGGAAAACACAACAAGACTTCCATGTAGCTTTTTGTTTCAGAGCCATAGGTGAAATTCTCCAGGATGATGCTTTTGTCAAGTTATCAGATAACTTTTTCTTGGCTTCAGACTTTCaacaaagtttcagagtaacaacaaGGTGCCATTGTGCACAGAAATGTATGTAAGACAACATTCATTCAAGCGTTGATCTGCATTTCAGAGTCCAAGAAAAACAACAGTTATTGCTAAAATCGGCTCCATGGTTCTGTTTTTTCCTATCCACCCCACAAACCAAGTGCTGAAAAGCTGGATCTTacttggagaggggagggaggacgCAGACTgttcccttctcattttcttctaATGCTACCATTAGAGTGGCACAATAAAAGCCTAAAACCAGGTGAAATTCAGCCAGTTTTAGGTATGGACAGAGAAGTGAAACCAGCTGGTTTCATGTGAAAATTGCTTGGTTCTTAGAACTGTTCATTGAAATGCAAAATGAAACTTCCTGCCGTCAGAGAATGGGCCCAATTTCTGAAAAGGCAGAGTTGTTTGGTAGATAGGGCATTCGAGTGGGCCACAGAAGAGCTTGGTTCTATTGCTGGCTTTGCCACTGGGTGACTTGGGTAAGTCTCTTGTCTATTAAGACAATGAGCATTTTGGAGCAGCGCCTATCTCGTACTAGGTGTAtatacagcccctagcacagcaGGGACCGCTTAGCATCTCTGGGTGTTACCATAATCCAAATAACAGTATACGTTCTGGTATGGAGTGCCATGGATTTCTTTTGTGTTTCACAAGGAAACTAGAATCAACTGATTCAATGTCATGCTTGTTGGACAAATGAAATGATGAATCTTCACAAGGCTTTGCAAGGCTTAAGGACTGTGAAACCTCCTATACCCATATGCAAGGCACAGAGCTTAACAAAACCCAATGTGATCCCCCCCACCATtttggaatgctaaactgtacaatactgttcagccactaggtggcaccaTGTGCAACATCCCTTACTTGAGTTAGTGTACCATAAGCAGGAGTGCATTAAAGGATGGTTATGAAATACACACCTCTGGTATATCTCTCAGTGTAAGAAGCTTTGTAGCTGGTCCATATCTGGTATAAGAGCCTGATCTGCTAGTAGTAGCCCTTCAACCTACTGTGTACAAGAAATACGTGACACACCCCTCTTCatcttacttaaaaaaaacagtGGAAGCTTCAtttgctcaaactttccaaaaatattcacCTTCAGGCAGTGACCACGcaaggaaaatttcagtccaaaagaTATtcatgttgttgtagccatgctggtcccaggatactacAGAGACAAGTTCAGCGtggtgttatttttttattggacctacttctggagaggggaggagttagtccaataaaaaaataattacctCAGTCCCAAAGGTAAACATTTCAGAAAGTTATGTACAACTGTAAAAAGGGGTGTTTGAATGGAAACTGTTAAGCAACCTTCATTGTTAGCAATTGCTGCCACTCCCACTATAATGCTAATGAAGCCTTTGTGAGCTCATCTGATGCGCCAGCCTATGAAGATTGCACTGGGGAAATTCCCCTTAATATCCCTCTTGCTTCAAGCTAACTCTTGAAATGTAAGTGGGTTAACTAAAGCTTGGTCCTCAACTaaaacttaggctatgtctacacttcagaccttacagtggcacagctgtacgaTCTCCCTCTATGCCGGTGGGAGAGAGCTATCCcccgacataattaaaccacccccaacaagtggtggtagctatgtcggcaggagagcatctaccaccgacatagcactgtccacactggcccttttgtcggtgaaacttatgtcggtcaggggtgtgtttttttcacacccctggccgACGTATgtgctaatgtagacaaagccttaggctGGCCGAGCTGTGAGACATTTAATGGCCTGGGCAACATATTTAGGTTGACCGAACCCACACTGTATCTGCAGCTaggttgagggaagaattcttccattgacttagctaTCGCCTCTGAGATGTGGATTAcctacatggatggaaaaaaaacccctttccGTTGaggtaggaagcatctacactacggtgcttcagcggcacagctgcagtgcgaTAGCAgcgccactgtagtgtagacggGGCCtcattgtctacactacagtgctgtagctataGCTACATGGACGTACTCTTAGAGATACCTATAGGCCAGATCCACTGTAtgaaatcctggctgcactgaagtcaacaggcgttatgccattgacttcaatgagatcagGATATCACTCATTGtgtttaatgggctttggattaggccctaaaggAGCAGCTCTGGTCCAGCAGAATGAGCAtctatctattttaggtacttatatgggcCCGGTTACCATAGTATCTGCGCTCCTCACAATCTTTcctggatttatcctcacaatatccTTGTGAGGCAGGGTCATgatgttatccccattgtacagatgggaaactgaggcacagagagacttggtgacttgtccaaggtcacacaagaagcctgtggcagagaagggacttgaatccaccgtcctaaccactgggccatccttcctcttcatAGGTTTTATTCCTGACTTGCTGTTGGACTGGGGCCTGATCTTCCCTTGAAAGCAAGGGGAGTGTTGTTATTGACTGCAATGACAGTAGTATAGGCCCTTTGTATGCAAGCTATGAGACACATGACTGGCCAATTTTTTTTCGTTGATATCGAATACTACCCTAAATGCTAGGATATGTGCCTTTGCTAACTGTGTATGATGGGGTGTATCTGaggtcccctgctggaggccttgctgTCCTACCACACCGCGtcccagaaaaggagcagtggaggtgaCTCCTCCAGGCTTCCTAGAGTGGCTGCATGGAAGCAGCCAAttagagagaggctgcaggggtAGTCAATCAGAGCCCATCAGGCTACTATAAAAATCAGCTGCTGGACAGATCAGACCAGTTGCTGGCTGGAGCCTGAGGAGCAAAGAAAATGCTCCTGGCTGCATTTTCCAGGCATTTCCCCACCAGCCACAGGTGGAGTGGCCAAAGCCCTGGAGAAGGGGAATTTACACAGGCCCCAGGGAGCTGGCTGAAGACCCCAAAGAGGATCAGCATTTGTGGACTTTGATAACCccctggaaggggactgaactagTGGCTTAGCTGAAGAGCCAGGGCCAGTGAGCCTTGCTACCGAGcgaagagtctccagggagggagTCCTGGGGGCACTGCTCTATAACAGAGCAGGGAGTATTGAAAGCTAGCCCAGAATCCGCTGAGAGACAGTTGAGAACCAAGCCCAGAGGTAGGGCGAAAGAGACAAACGGAGGGTACTGGGTTAGGTCTAGGTTAGGTTGGACTGAttaaggactgagcccagggacaGGGCTACAGATAAAGACATAGTTAACGGCACTCTGAGAGGCCCTGTTAGACTgtgtaccccagaaggggttgaCTTGTGTTGCACACCTACAGACAGTGTGTGActcggccggagggctgagtcactgaaaacctGCTTGAGAAGTTAACAGCCCAACAGGTGGTCACTGCAAGTGACGCAGCTAGAGAGAGAGGAGGATAGGAGGCACTCACGGGAGGTGACGGCCCCATCACACTGTGCAATATGAGGCCCCGATCCTGCCATAAGATCTGTACCAGTGAAGGGATCTGCTGGCATGGAACTCATTGCAGGGCGAATGTgggttttgaaatgtttttttttcagtgtcattTTCTTTTGTCTCTGTGTAATGTTAGAATGAAAAATTTCGACACCAACGATTTGGCATTTTCCTCCGAGAAAGGCTACGGTGAAAATAGCGGACTGGCTGTTTACGTAGCCCAAGCAATCGATCCGTCCATCAAGTGGGAGGATATTACATGGCTCAGAGGACTGACATCTCTGCCGATAGTCACTAAAGGAATTCTCCGAGGTTTGTAGCAGTGAAGGTTCAGCAACAGGTTCTCGTGAGGcttcttttatttaaatcaaCCGCTGATAGAAAGAAACACTTTTATGTTGCTTTATTGGACAGATTTTTCTGTAGGACTAAATGGCAAGAATGTGTGCATAGAATAGATATAGCGTgtgcatgattttcctttatcttttaaaaaatattcttctaACGTAGGCCActgtaactttaagcatatgctgaaATCTCATGGATTTTAATGGGGATTACCTGCATGCTTCAACGATCTGCTGAATAGGGTGGAGTTGCCCAACTGGAGCCTTAAAAAAACAGCTGAAACAAatggcttcttcttcttcttaactGGGGGCTGGCTTGGGAAGTGCTAACTTTCTTTCCGTGTTGACcgagttcaatgggagttgaagggcGTTTTCTCTGCCTTTCTTTCTCATGTAAACTATTCTATGGCATGCCTCATTGTGCTATGGGAGTCTCTCCCAATGCTATGAAGCATACACAGATTTTATATTGCTCTGTCTCTTCCTCCTGGTCAGCAGGGACTGGACGTCATTATTTTTCCAGTTGTGGGAAGGCTAGGGCAAAGATGTGGGTTTTGTAGTAAACACTGAAGGCATTGTCGGAGGTCTTTGATCACCTGGCCAAGAGATGCTCATCGCCTTCAATGATTGGGCCCTAGGAGAGTGCAAGCTAACAAAAATTATATCCTGCTTCTGCATCGCACAAACCAGCGAAGCATGGTTTTTATGGGCTTCTGACGTCAGTGCAGTTACAGAGGTGTAACATGGGTAATGGCAGAGAATTAGAACCAGGACTGGCCTCCTTGCATAGTTACAGACCATCTCACCAGTACTATTAAGCATTTACATGGTATAGAATTTTGTGgacctaattctgatctcacctaTGCTGGTGTAAAGTGGGTGTAGCTCCCTGGAAACCAATGGAATTAGACCAGTGTCAGTGACGTCAGAACCAGGACCTTAGGTAACTATTCCTCACATTACTCTTGCAAGGTAGGTAAGTGTTATCACCACATCAATGAGATGAAGAGGGCTGGGTTGTGCTTTTGCTCGCGCAGGTTTCCGATCACCGTAACTCTGCTGACCTCATTGTAGTAACTCCTAATTAACACCAGTGTAAGTAATTGAATCAAGTATGGAGACGTTGTGGCTAGCCCAAGGTCTCATGGCAAGCTAGGCACAGAGCCAGGACTTTGCATTTGTATTTCCCTATTCCGAGTGCTGTCCCGGGTGCTCCAAGTCACACTGCCTCCCTGAGAGACCATCACCACCTGCAAACAAATCAGTGATGTGTATGGGACCCTTCACCTCAGCTGTCTTCATGTACTGCACTGCAGACTGGACAGCCAAAAGTTGGCTTTGAGTTATTAACTATTGCAGTGGCACTTAGGAATGTCATTCATGGGGtagaatcccattgtgctaggtgctgtgtacacacacacagagcgttGTTCTGTGTGGAAATCAAGTTTGTATTGCTTTGTGCATATCCCGTACCCCATGTATTATTGCAACACAGTTCTGCCTAATATCAGAGATTCTTACAGCTCATTTACATGCATAAGGGAAGGGTCATTGTCCTGTGCACTTGGAGTCAGGATACTTGGCTTCAGTTCCTGACTCAGCCCCTGTCTTGGTGTTTGAGTAAGTTGTTTGACCACTCATATGGTTAACCCATCTATAAAAGGTGAACAGTAATATTTGCGGGACATAATTAGCATGTGGAAAGGACTTTGAGATCCCGTtaaaagatttgtgtgtgtgtgtgcatcctcagatactatggtagcGGGCACCATATAAGTACGATCAATAGTTTTACATGTTTACCTACTTTAATATGTCAAACTCGGTATAATTCTATCTATAGTACTTATAATGGCCCCCAGGGCCATGGGAgctgagcacttcacagtctttaatatatttatcctcacaacagccttgtggggtagggaagtgctattatccccattgtacagatagggaGACCGAGGCACAAAGAAGCGTTGGGTAAAATGTTCAGAAGTATTTATGTGACTTAGACACCTAAGTGCCTGTGTCACTTAGGTACTCAGTCCTATTGATTTCtgatgagacttaggctcctaaatcccattttcaaaaatgacataGGCACTTAAAAGGCTTAGTCATTTagggtcatattttcaaaaaCGCCtgagtgacttgaccaaggtcactcAGTCTGAGCCACAGCAAAGACTGGAATCCTAAGTCTTAGACTAGGGCCCTAACCATTAGACCATCTTCCCTCTGTCTAAGTTCTAGAAGAccctcattttccattttaactgATATTCCCAAATCAATACAATATTCCATTTTCCATAATTGTATAAGCATTCATATGTTGGCATTAATTTAGGGTGAATCTGAAATCAGCTATGACAGGAAACGGGAACAAACGGACGTATTCTACCCATGGCATGTACAGACCCAAGCTCAGCTCTGAGTTACACTCTGCATGTGTATAAGTgagaatgggacttttttttgtttctttctgaagCTTCTGTAATCAATCAAAAGCCAATTGAACCTAGTGAAGTGATTACACACTGTAATGATATTAATAATTTCAGACTACAGTAAAACTCACCGCAGCAGGATTGTCTTACTGATGATGAACTGCAGATCAGTGTGATGAAAGTACATGCCAGCCACCAGAAGAGATCAATAATTGCCCACTCAGAGCTACTTACctcctccaatgttccaggtgATACAAATGCTAACTTTAATTCTGGTCAGGCCACAATTTATGGACACAGCTGTCCACAGGCTGGTACAAGGCCCAGCTATTAGAAGCCAGAGCCCTGGGTAAATTCTTATTAACAGAATATTTTTACAGATGCTCTCATTTCTACATAGACAGCCCTAATAAACTGCACTGTCTGAAGGGCTGACTTTTGTTTCTTCCAGCTGATGATGCTAGAGAAGCTGTGAAGCACGGTGTAAATGGGATCCTGGTGTCAAACCATGGTGCGCGCCAACTGGATGGTGTGCCAGCAACTGTGAGTATTGGTGAAACCACTTAGGAATGGCACTTGAGAATCTGTTTAGTAACTTTAATTGCATCTACAGCTGCTTGCtaacttgttctctctctctgtctctgtgtcccCTGCTCCCGCCCTGCCCCTTTTAAGTTGCACATGTGGTTACTGGAGAGGAAACATGTAAACGTGTGCTATATTTTTTAAGCTCCAATGGGCTGTTTCTTTCAAGGCCCCTTAGAATTTCACAACGTGCATGTAGGCACTCGTAGCCTCttactggtgtgtgtgtgagggcagCCTGTGGATTTCTTTCTTCTAAGAAATCAAACCAAAAGCCAC
The genomic region above belongs to Caretta caretta isolate rCarCar2 chromosome 3, rCarCar1.hap1, whole genome shotgun sequence and contains:
- the HAO1 gene encoding 2-Hydroxyacid oxidase 1 isoform X1, giving the protein MLRDVSVMDLSTAVLGQKISMPICVGATAMQSMAHVDGEAATARACRSLGTGMMLSSWATSTIEEVAQAAPDGLHWLQLYIYKDREVTRSLVQRAERAGYKGIFVTVDTPLLGKRFDDIRNKFQLPPHLRMKNFDTNDLAFSSEKGYGENSGLAVYVAQAIDPSIKWEDITWLRGLTSLPIVTKGILRADDAREAVKHGVNGILVSNHGARQLDGVPATIDVLPEIVEAVEGKAEVYLDGGVRKGTDVLKALALGAKAVFIGRPIIWGLVYQGEEGAKEVLQMLKEEFQLAMALSGCQSVKGIDTTLVRRTSSAVSKI
- the HAO1 gene encoding 2-Hydroxyacid oxidase 1 isoform X3; amino-acid sequence: MLRDVSVMDLSTAVLGQKISMPICVGATAMQSMAHVDGEAATARACRSLGTGMMLSSWATSTIEEVAQAAPDGLHWLQLYIYKDREVTRSLVQRAERAGYKGIFVTVDTPLLGKRFDDIRNKFQLPPHLRMKNFDTNDLAFSSEKGYGENSGLAVYVAQAIDPSIKWEDITWLRGLTSLPIVTKGILRADDAREAVKHGVNGILVSNHGARQLDGVPATIDVLPEIVEAVEGKAEVYLDGGVRKGTDVLKALALGAKAVFIGRPIIWGLVYQGEEGAKEVLQMLKEEFQLAMALSGITE
- the HAO1 gene encoding 2-Hydroxyacid oxidase 1 isoform X2, with the translated sequence MFIYNQRMYRKIYRLHLHQKHGTNSSLSPCRSLGTGMMLSSWATSTIEEVAQAAPDGLHWLQLYIYKDREVTRSLVQRAERAGYKGIFVTVDTPLLGKRFDDIRNKFQLPPHLRMKNFDTNDLAFSSEKGYGENSGLAVYVAQAIDPSIKWEDITWLRGLTSLPIVTKGILRADDAREAVKHGVNGILVSNHGARQLDGVPATIDVLPEIVEAVEGKAEVYLDGGVRKGTDVLKALALGAKAVFIGRPIIWGLVYQGEEGAKEVLQMLKEEFQLAMALSGCQSVKGIDTTLVRRTSSAVSKI